A region of Acidobacteriota bacterium DNA encodes the following proteins:
- a CDS encoding cold-shock protein, with protein MEQGTVKWFNDAKGFGFIQRESGEDVFVHHSAIQANGFRSLAEGQRVEFKVTKGQKGLQAEEVRAL; from the coding sequence ATGGAACAAGGAACAGTGAAGTGGTTTAACGATGCCAAGGGTTTTGGTTTTATCCAGCGAGAGAGCGGTGAGGACGTTTTCGTTCATCACTCCGCCATCCAGGCCAACGGCTTCCGCAGTCTGGCCGAAGGCCAGCGCGTGGAGTTCAAAGTGACCAAGGGTCAGAAGGGTCTTCAAGCCGAAGAAGTTCGCGCCCTTTAA
- a CDS encoding ATP-dependent helicase, whose protein sequence is MTPQFSELPISKYVQEQLSTNNFHTSTPVQSSAIPAALTGKDLLATAQTGTGKTLAFLIPIAERLLQTRGAGIHALVLVPTRELAIQVEQQFDQLRGRKLRKGALVIGGASERQQIAALKTAQFVIATPGRLEDFLRRRLVKLGDVQVLVLDEADRMLDMGFLPAIRRIAETLPKTRQTLCFSATLDPAVAHIVGDFVQNPLRIAFGSTSKPAASVKLQAFEVASNQRLALLQRLLSEEDGRCLVFVRTKRGADRLTRQLRKAGLAAGMLHGDRSQSQRNAALADFQNGAVPILVATDVASRGIHVDAVAHVINYELPQLAEDLIHRVGRTGRIGATGTASVFVAHQDRSDFRAIERTLGLKIERVRVDGELAAEERSGPVVVQGTPAVMPGSKMVRLPGEVLQRYAAG, encoded by the coding sequence TTGACTCCACAATTTTCTGAGCTCCCTATCTCGAAGTATGTTCAGGAGCAGCTCTCAACCAACAACTTCCATACCTCAACTCCCGTACAAAGCAGCGCGATCCCTGCCGCATTGACCGGCAAAGACCTACTCGCCACAGCTCAGACTGGAACGGGAAAGACGCTCGCATTCCTGATTCCGATAGCGGAACGCTTGCTCCAGACTCGCGGCGCAGGGATTCATGCGCTGGTATTAGTCCCAACTCGGGAACTGGCAATTCAGGTGGAACAACAGTTCGATCAACTGCGCGGCCGAAAGCTGCGCAAGGGGGCTCTGGTGATTGGCGGCGCCTCCGAACGTCAGCAGATCGCAGCACTCAAAACTGCGCAGTTCGTAATTGCCACGCCCGGTAGGCTCGAGGATTTCCTCCGCCGCCGGCTGGTAAAGCTCGGCGATGTCCAAGTGCTGGTGCTCGACGAAGCCGATCGCATGCTCGACATGGGCTTTTTGCCCGCGATCCGACGGATTGCAGAAACACTGCCGAAGACTCGGCAAACACTGTGTTTCTCGGCGACGCTTGATCCGGCGGTTGCGCACATCGTCGGAGACTTCGTGCAGAATCCGCTGCGCATCGCATTTGGTTCCACCTCGAAACCTGCCGCGAGCGTGAAGCTGCAGGCCTTCGAAGTTGCGTCCAACCAGCGGCTAGCTCTCTTGCAGCGGCTGCTGAGCGAGGAGGATGGGCGTTGCCTGGTCTTCGTGCGCACGAAGCGTGGAGCCGACCGGCTCACGCGTCAGCTCCGCAAAGCAGGTCTTGCGGCCGGGATGCTGCATGGTGACCGATCGCAGTCGCAGCGCAATGCCGCGTTGGCGGATTTCCAGAATGGGGCGGTTCCGATTCTTGTCGCGACCGATGTAGCTTCACGGGGGATTCACGTGGACGCGGTCGCACACGTAATCAATTACGAATTGCCGCAGCTTGCAGAGGATTTGATCCACCGTGTCGGCCGCACCGGTCGTATCGGCGCCACCGGGACTGCCTCGGTGTTTGTGGCTCATCAGGACCGCTCTGATTTCCGCGCCATCGAGCGCACGCTGGGACTCAAAATTGAGCGGGTGCGCGTCGACGGAGAACTTGCCGCCGAGGAGCGTTCAGGACCT